A single window of Paenibacillus sp. SYP-B4298 DNA harbors:
- a CDS encoding M16 family metallopeptidase, whose translation MKKYTLSNGLRVVVENIPTCRSVSFGIWVKTGSRNETTDNNGISHFIEHMLFKGTSQRSAKDIADLFDGIGGNVNAFTSKEYTCYFAKVLDQHLPLAVETLADMFFESQFDEEELKKEKNVILEEISMYEDTPDDKVHDEASRAAFGVHSLAYSILGLEERLLGMSSDDLRGYMAANYRIDNTVISVAGNVEEQAVLELLERYFGRFNQAGTSDASSIPVFQSDYLFHQKKTEQNHLCISFPGCSISDPKLYAMILLNNAIGGGMSSRLFQEIREKRGLAYSVYSYHTSYADTGLFTIYAGTAPKQTKDVLDLTVEMMGELSRNGLSAAELHRGKEQLKGSLILSLESTSSRMNRNGKNELMLGRHYTLDQMLERIDQVTDEDIREIMNRMLSVPFAVAMVGASDEAASQLRRDTLVSSSN comes from the coding sequence GTGAAGAAATATACATTAAGCAATGGACTGCGTGTCGTGGTGGAGAATATTCCGACCTGCAGATCGGTTTCCTTCGGCATATGGGTAAAGACGGGATCGCGTAATGAAACGACGGATAACAATGGGATTTCGCATTTTATAGAGCATATGCTGTTCAAGGGAACAAGCCAACGCTCGGCCAAAGATATAGCTGACCTGTTTGATGGTATCGGCGGCAACGTGAACGCCTTTACCTCCAAGGAATATACCTGCTATTTTGCCAAGGTGCTGGATCAGCACCTGCCGCTGGCAGTGGAGACGCTGGCCGATATGTTCTTCGAGTCGCAATTTGACGAAGAGGAATTGAAGAAAGAGAAAAATGTCATTCTCGAGGAAATATCGATGTATGAGGATACGCCCGATGACAAGGTGCATGATGAAGCATCGCGCGCAGCGTTCGGAGTCCACTCGCTTGCGTACTCGATACTAGGCTTGGAGGAGCGGCTGCTAGGCATGAGCTCTGACGACTTGCGAGGGTATATGGCTGCCAATTATCGCATTGACAATACGGTCATCAGCGTAGCTGGCAATGTGGAGGAGCAGGCGGTGCTTGAGCTGCTGGAGCGCTACTTTGGCCGCTTCAATCAAGCAGGTACATCGGATGCTTCGTCGATCCCAGTCTTCCAGAGCGACTATCTGTTTCACCAAAAGAAGACAGAACAGAATCATCTGTGCATTTCCTTTCCGGGATGCTCCATCTCTGATCCGAAGTTATATGCGATGATTCTACTTAATAATGCGATTGGCGGCGGTATGAGCTCACGGCTGTTCCAGGAAATCCGCGAGAAGCGCGGTTTGGCCTACTCGGTCTATTCGTATCATACCTCTTATGCTGATACGGGATTGTTTACCATCTATGCGGGGACGGCACCCAAGCAGACGAAGGATGTGCTGGACTTGACCGTGGAGATGATGGGCGAGCTTTCCCGCAATGGGCTGAGTGCAGCCGAACTTCATCGTGGCAAGGAACAGCTCAAGGGGAGCCTGATCCTTAGCCTGGAGAGCACGAGCAGCCGGATGAATCGCAACGGCAAGAATGAGCTGATGCTGGGAAGGCACTATACACTGGATCAGATGCTGGAGCGCATCGATCAGGTGACTGACGAAGATATTCGCGAGATTATGAATCGAATGCTGTCCGTACCGTTTGCCGTCGCGATGGTAGGCGCAAGCGATGAGGCAGCGTCGCAATTAAGGAGGGATACCCTTGTTTCCAGTTCAAATTAA
- the dapG gene encoding aspartate kinase produces MAILVQKFGGTSLSTAEARERVVAHIAREQQAGYQLVVVVSAMGRRGEPYATDTLLSLVSNETEQQLPARERDLLMCCGELISAACMCSLLHSRGMSATVLTGGQAGIVTDGKFGNAKIIELKPQGVLKQLAEGHIVIVAGFQGHTSQGDLTTLGRGGSDTTATALGASLQAERVDIYTDVNGILTADPRIVENAKPLAIVSYAEICNMARQGAKVIHPRAVEIAQQAGVPLRVRSTFSDGEGTLVTHAAAPSVTSPVKDRHVTGIAHVEGVTQISVQSQDQQGDVQLQVFQAMASHHISVDFINVNLGGAVYTVFDSDARQALEVLRGIGFEPQAVSGCAKVSVIGGGMNGVPGIMAKIVEALAEQDIPILQSADSNSTIWVLVRQHDMVPALRALHAKFELHL; encoded by the coding sequence ATGGCGATTCTGGTTCAAAAGTTCGGGGGAACCTCTCTATCAACGGCCGAAGCCAGAGAGAGAGTGGTTGCCCATATTGCAAGAGAACAGCAAGCGGGCTATCAATTAGTGGTCGTCGTGTCGGCAATGGGACGCCGCGGCGAGCCCTATGCAACAGATACGTTGCTGTCGCTCGTTAGCAATGAGACAGAGCAGCAGCTTCCGGCCAGAGAACGGGATCTGCTGATGTGTTGCGGAGAGCTGATCTCCGCTGCCTGTATGTGCAGCCTGCTGCATAGCAGGGGGATGAGCGCCACCGTCCTGACTGGCGGGCAGGCAGGCATTGTGACGGACGGCAAGTTCGGCAATGCGAAGATTATTGAGCTGAAGCCACAAGGCGTACTGAAGCAACTGGCAGAAGGCCATATCGTTATCGTGGCAGGCTTTCAAGGGCACACTTCACAGGGGGATTTGACGACGCTTGGCAGAGGGGGCAGCGATACGACGGCAACGGCGCTCGGAGCTTCCCTGCAAGCTGAACGCGTCGATATTTATACCGATGTCAACGGTATTCTTACAGCAGATCCACGAATTGTCGAGAATGCGAAACCGCTTGCTATCGTCAGCTATGCCGAAATCTGTAATATGGCACGCCAGGGAGCCAAAGTTATTCACCCGCGGGCGGTCGAGATCGCGCAGCAGGCGGGTGTGCCGTTGCGTGTCCGTTCGACCTTTTCTGACGGGGAGGGCACGCTTGTTACACATGCCGCGGCTCCGTCCGTCACCTCTCCGGTTAAAGATCGGCATGTGACCGGTATCGCACATGTGGAGGGCGTGACGCAAATTTCTGTTCAGTCTCAGGATCAGCAGGGCGATGTGCAACTGCAAGTGTTTCAAGCGATGGCGAGCCATCATATTAGTGTAGACTTTATCAATGTCAATCTGGGCGGAGCCGTCTACACCGTCTTTGATAGCGATGCACGGCAGGCGTTGGAGGTGCTGCGGGGCATTGGCTTTGAGCCGCAAGCGGTTAGCGGCTGCGCGAAAGTATCGGTCATCGGCGGCGGCATGAATGGCGTTCCCGGAATTATGGCGAAAATTGTCGAGGCGCTCGCGGAGCAGGATATTCCGATATTGCAGTCGGCGGATTCCAACAGCACGATCTGGGTGCTTGTCCGCCAGCATGATATGGTTCCGGCGCTGCGCGCGTTGCATGCAAAATTCGAGCTTCATCTCTAG
- a CDS encoding YlzJ-like family protein yields MTLYTNMPPELVWAGFNEEQQSQPLIEIETAGIRMEIEPVGHGRGKIVRLLHAALDDYLRPELSPGQIINYANIYSPK; encoded by the coding sequence GTGACCTTATATACGAACATGCCCCCCGAGCTAGTGTGGGCCGGCTTCAATGAGGAGCAGCAGTCGCAGCCGCTGATTGAGATCGAGACGGCAGGCATACGGATGGAGATTGAGCCGGTAGGCCATGGCAGAGGCAAGATCGTCCGGCTGCTGCATGCTGCGTTAGATGATTATTTGCGGCCAGAGCTTAGCCCGGGACAGATCATCAATTATGCGAATATCTATTCGCCAAAATAA
- a CDS encoding FtsK/SpoIIIE family DNA translocase, producing MAKRKSKKKSMGTTLKYEVYGILIITLSVIALSGEATVGRALSKLFGLILGKFYFVLPLVGIYIGLAVMIKRAWPSGWSTRKTGMVLLVLALTLMSSISEIKLKLAGLPEGSNVSVLSVLGEGIRQELNVTGADPTPMIARAISGGYVGAVQLSLLNALFGLLIAQFILIVMFAISVMLITNKSYVELIRILVKRGSRLVKLLKQKWKSAQQARAKQQAQRERLRAKAAAKPAQVPVQQQASADDEDEDYEDYFEYMGTTEPEAKPPAEKKRINLFSWRKKNESGEQNDEGEDEKLSPLEQVEEWPPQQPAGQAETGSAATTWPPEPELPDEGQEHVVASWPESLIHPVEDILPAMPGEDSGSMEDLDEAAAGMDAEHSPGALVDEAVSGDQIDTTGGAAAQPTTQPRPYVLPSLKLLAKPKGGGLEGLSDANLRHVLTETLKSFNVDAKVLDVVRGPAVTRYEVQPGTGVKVSRIVGLTDDIALALAAKDIRMEAPIPGKSAIGIEVPNTEVSVVTMREVMETSAFQNAPSNLSIAFGRDISGQPIIGNLARMPHLLVAGATGSGKSVCINGIITSILYKAKPDEVKFLMIDPKMVELNVYNGIPHLLAPVVTDPRRASLALKKIVVEMEKRYELFSKSATRNIEGYNMLMKDNPAAVLPYIVVIVDELADLMMVAAGDVEDAITRLAQMARAAGIHLIIATQRPSVDVITGVIKANIPSRIAFGVSSQVDSRTILDMVGAEKLLGRGDMLFLPVGMSKPIRVQGAFLSDQEVEMVVNYVRDQAEAQYKEDLVPDIEEAAETVDNDLDELYEQAVQIVLEAKQASVSLLQRRMRVGYTRAARLVDQMEARNIVGPYEGSKPREVLTTWEQYQAGKISS from the coding sequence GTGGCGAAACGTAAAAGCAAAAAAAAATCAATGGGCACAACCTTAAAATATGAAGTGTACGGCATTCTGATCATCACTCTATCTGTCATCGCCCTCTCGGGTGAAGCGACGGTCGGACGGGCTCTCTCCAAGCTGTTCGGCCTTATACTCGGCAAATTTTATTTTGTATTGCCGCTCGTTGGTATATATATTGGTCTGGCTGTGATGATCAAGCGAGCCTGGCCCTCAGGCTGGTCCACGCGCAAGACAGGCATGGTTCTGCTCGTCCTGGCTCTAACCTTGATGAGTTCGATTTCGGAGATCAAGCTTAAGCTTGCCGGGCTGCCTGAAGGCAGCAACGTCTCGGTGCTGAGCGTGCTTGGGGAAGGGATCAGGCAGGAGCTGAATGTAACCGGAGCGGATCCTACACCGATGATTGCCAGAGCCATTAGCGGCGGATATGTAGGGGCGGTGCAGTTGTCGCTGCTGAATGCCCTGTTTGGCTTGCTGATTGCCCAGTTCATCCTGATTGTGATGTTCGCCATCTCGGTCATGTTGATAACGAATAAATCCTATGTGGAACTGATTCGAATCCTCGTCAAGCGCGGCAGCCGTCTGGTCAAGCTGCTGAAGCAGAAATGGAAGTCTGCCCAGCAGGCACGGGCGAAGCAGCAGGCTCAGCGCGAGCGGCTGCGAGCCAAGGCTGCTGCAAAGCCGGCGCAGGTTCCTGTCCAGCAGCAGGCAAGCGCTGACGATGAGGATGAAGATTACGAGGACTACTTTGAATATATGGGCACTACAGAGCCGGAGGCCAAGCCGCCCGCAGAGAAGAAGCGTATCAACCTGTTCTCCTGGCGCAAGAAGAACGAGTCAGGCGAACAGAATGACGAGGGGGAGGACGAGAAGCTCTCTCCACTCGAGCAAGTGGAGGAGTGGCCTCCACAGCAGCCTGCCGGACAGGCGGAGACAGGTAGTGCAGCTACAACTTGGCCGCCGGAGCCTGAGCTGCCAGACGAGGGTCAGGAGCATGTCGTTGCTTCATGGCCGGAATCGCTCATTCATCCGGTGGAGGACATCCTTCCAGCAATGCCAGGGGAGGACAGCGGGAGTATGGAAGACCTGGACGAAGCTGCGGCGGGAATGGATGCCGAGCACAGCCCAGGAGCGCTGGTTGATGAAGCAGTGTCAGGAGATCAGATCGACACTACTGGCGGTGCTGCCGCCCAACCGACTACACAGCCGCGTCCCTACGTTCTGCCGAGTCTGAAGCTGCTGGCCAAGCCCAAGGGAGGCGGGCTTGAGGGGTTATCAGATGCTAACCTGCGTCATGTGCTGACGGAGACGCTCAAGAGCTTCAATGTGGATGCCAAGGTGCTGGATGTTGTGCGCGGCCCAGCCGTTACCCGGTATGAGGTGCAGCCGGGAACGGGTGTCAAGGTGAGCCGGATTGTGGGACTTACCGATGACATTGCGCTGGCGTTGGCGGCCAAGGATATTCGGATGGAAGCTCCGATTCCCGGCAAGTCTGCGATTGGCATCGAGGTGCCCAATACGGAGGTATCTGTCGTCACGATGCGCGAGGTGATGGAAACCTCGGCTTTCCAGAATGCGCCCTCCAATCTGTCTATCGCTTTTGGCCGCGACATCTCCGGGCAACCGATCATAGGCAACCTGGCGCGCATGCCCCATCTGCTCGTGGCCGGAGCAACCGGCTCAGGGAAATCGGTCTGTATTAACGGGATCATCACCAGCATTCTGTACAAGGCCAAGCCGGATGAGGTCAAGTTTCTAATGATTGACCCTAAGATGGTGGAGTTGAATGTGTACAACGGGATACCCCACCTGCTCGCGCCTGTGGTGACCGATCCACGGCGCGCATCGCTGGCGCTCAAGAAGATTGTCGTGGAGATGGAGAAGCGCTATGAGCTGTTCTCCAAATCGGCAACCCGCAATATTGAGGGCTATAACATGCTGATGAAGGATAATCCGGCTGCAGTGCTGCCTTATATTGTCGTCATCGTCGATGAGCTGGCCGATCTGATGATGGTGGCTGCGGGCGATGTAGAAGATGCGATTACGCGCCTGGCGCAGATGGCGCGTGCTGCAGGCATTCACCTTATTATTGCTACACAGCGTCCGTCTGTAGATGTCATTACGGGCGTCATTAAGGCGAACATTCCATCACGGATTGCCTTCGGCGTATCCTCCCAGGTCGATTCTCGCACGATTCTGGATATGGTCGGCGCGGAGAAGCTGCTCGGCCGCGGCGATATGCTGTTCCTTCCTGTCGGTATGTCCAAGCCGATTCGTGTGCAAGGGGCATTTCTATCTGACCAGGAGGTCGAGATGGTCGTGAATTATGTGCGGGATCAAGCGGAAGCACAATACAAGGAAGATCTCGTTCCCGACATCGAGGAAGCGGCAGAGACTGTGGATAATGATTTGGACGAGTTGTATGAGCAGGCTGTCCAGATCGTATTGGAGGCCAAGCAAGCGTCAGTATCGCTGCTGCAACGACGGATGCGAGTCGGCTATACGCGAGCGGCTCGACTTGTCGATCAGATGGAGGCCAGAAATATTGTTGGCCCGTATGAAGGAAGCAAGCCTAGAGAAGTGTTAACAACATGGGAGCAATACCAGGCAGGCAAAATATCGTCCTGA
- the dpsA gene encoding dipicolinate synthase subunit DpsA: MLTGIHIVMLGGDARALEIVRKLAELDAGISLIGFDGLHTPLAGAVHAEMGEELLEKADAVILPVVGTDDQGVIQAVFSDRELKLTDVYMSRLPKHCKIYTGIAKTYLRQLCDKHSLELVELLERDDVAIYNSIPTAEGAVMMAIQNTDTTIHGSQSVVLGFGRTGITMARTLQGLGAHVQVGVRREEHYARCVEMGLNPFYIKDLQLHASNIDLLFNTIPTMIVTAQVIAKMPSRAVIIDLASKPGGTDFRFAEKRGIKALLAPGLPGIVAPKTAGRILADCLSRLILEDARLRGDGQ, translated from the coding sequence ATGCTTACAGGTATTCATATCGTAATGCTCGGCGGCGATGCCAGAGCGCTAGAGATTGTGCGCAAGCTGGCAGAGCTGGATGCAGGCATCTCTCTTATCGGCTTTGACGGGCTGCATACGCCGCTTGCAGGCGCAGTTCATGCCGAGATGGGGGAGGAGCTGCTGGAAAAAGCAGACGCAGTGATTCTGCCTGTGGTCGGCACGGATGACCAGGGAGTCATTCAGGCGGTGTTCAGTGACCGCGAGCTCAAGCTGACGGATGTCTATATGTCCCGGCTTCCCAAGCATTGCAAAATATACACGGGTATAGCCAAAACCTATCTGCGGCAGTTGTGCGACAAGCACAGTCTGGAGCTGGTAGAGCTGCTGGAGCGGGATGATGTAGCGATCTATAATTCGATCCCAACGGCTGAGGGCGCTGTAATGATGGCCATACAAAATACAGATACGACCATTCATGGCTCGCAATCGGTCGTGCTGGGATTCGGACGGACAGGGATTACGATGGCCAGAACATTGCAAGGTCTGGGGGCTCATGTACAGGTTGGCGTCCGGCGAGAGGAGCACTATGCCCGCTGTGTGGAGATGGGGCTGAACCCTTTCTATATCAAGGATTTGCAGCTTCATGCGAGCAATATTGACTTGCTTTTTAATACAATTCCGACTATGATAGTCACAGCGCAGGTTATTGCGAAAATGCCTTCACGCGCCGTCATTATCGACCTGGCATCCAAGCCGGGCGGTACAGATTTTCGCTTCGCAGAGAAGCGAGGAATCAAGGCGTTGCTGGCACCCGGACTCCCGGGAATCGTGGCTCCCAAGACAGCGGGACGCATTCTGGCGGACTGTCTCAGTCGGTTAATACTGGAAGACGCACGATTACGGGGGGATGGACAATGA
- a CDS encoding ribonuclease J encodes MSKKNNQDKLIIFALGGVGEIGKNMYVVQHGNDIVVVDAGLKFPEEDMLGIDIVIPDISYLTENRDKVRGILITHGHEDHIGGLPYVLKHLNVPVYGTKLTLGLIEGKLKEAGLLGETKRILIHADSEVQLGTIKASFFKTNHSIPDSVGVCLDTPEGRVVHTGDFKFDHTPVNNQYADLQRMAEIGQEGVLVLLSDSTNAERPGFTPSESMIGSNFEDIFRKAQQRVVVATFASNVHRIQQVINAAMATKRKIAVIGRSMVNVVNIASELGYLEIPEGMIIEPDEVNKMAADRVVVLSTGSQGEPMSALTRMARSTHRKVDILPGDTVIIAATPIPGNEKYVGRTVDELFRLGANVIYGPGSVSGVHVSGHGSQEELKLMLNLMKPKYFIPIHGEYRMLRHHALLGESVGVEKENIFLLDNGDTVEFQGGSARKGSKVPAGNVLIDGLGVGDVGNIVLRDRKLLSQDGILVVVVTLSKQDGTILSGPDIISRGFVYVRESEGLLEEANRIVTSTLHKLMNDKVNEWASLKTNVKDALGRFLYEQTRRRPMILPIIMEV; translated from the coding sequence TTGTCAAAGAAGAACAACCAAGATAAATTAATTATCTTTGCATTGGGCGGCGTCGGTGAGATCGGTAAGAATATGTATGTCGTCCAACATGGAAATGATATTGTCGTCGTTGATGCGGGCCTGAAATTTCCTGAGGAGGACATGCTCGGGATCGATATTGTAATACCTGATATTAGCTACTTGACTGAAAACAGGGACAAGGTACGAGGTATTCTGATTACTCATGGACATGAAGACCATATCGGCGGCTTGCCATATGTTCTGAAGCATCTGAATGTCCCTGTATATGGTACCAAGCTGACATTGGGCTTGATTGAGGGCAAGCTGAAGGAAGCGGGGCTGCTTGGTGAGACGAAGCGCATTTTAATTCATGCGGACTCCGAAGTTCAGCTTGGCACGATTAAAGCGTCCTTCTTCAAGACAAACCATAGCATCCCGGATTCGGTTGGGGTATGTCTGGACACGCCTGAGGGTCGAGTGGTTCATACAGGAGACTTCAAATTCGATCATACGCCAGTGAACAATCAGTATGCCGACTTGCAGCGCATGGCTGAGATTGGTCAGGAAGGCGTACTCGTGCTGCTCTCAGACAGCACGAATGCAGAGCGTCCTGGCTTCACGCCATCGGAGAGCATGATTGGCTCGAACTTTGAGGATATATTCCGCAAGGCACAGCAGCGTGTAGTTGTGGCTACATTCGCTTCGAATGTGCACCGTATTCAACAAGTCATTAACGCTGCGATGGCAACCAAGCGCAAGATTGCTGTCATCGGGCGCAGCATGGTCAACGTCGTCAACATTGCTTCAGAGCTTGGCTATCTGGAAATTCCAGAAGGCATGATTATCGAGCCGGATGAAGTGAACAAAATGGCAGCAGATCGTGTAGTAGTATTATCAACCGGAAGCCAAGGTGAGCCTATGTCGGCGCTGACGCGCATGGCTCGATCCACTCACCGCAAGGTTGATATTTTACCGGGAGATACGGTGATCATTGCCGCGACGCCAATCCCGGGCAACGAGAAATATGTAGGCCGCACAGTAGACGAATTGTTCCGTCTTGGCGCCAACGTGATCTACGGTCCGGGCTCGGTCTCGGGAGTTCACGTTTCCGGTCACGGCAGCCAGGAAGAATTGAAGCTGATGCTCAATCTGATGAAGCCGAAATATTTCATTCCGATTCACGGTGAATACCGCATGCTGCGCCATCACGCGCTGCTTGGCGAGTCCGTAGGTGTCGAGAAGGAAAATATATTCCTGCTGGATAACGGAGATACCGTAGAATTCCAGGGAGGCAGCGCCCGCAAAGGCAGTAAGGTGCCTGCTGGCAATGTGCTGATTGACGGTCTGGGTGTTGGCGACGTCGGGAACATCGTATTGCGTGATCGCAAGCTGTTGTCTCAAGACGGCATTCTAGTCGTAGTGGTGACGCTGAGCAAGCAGGACGGTACCATTTTGTCTGGTCCAGACATTATTTCTCGCGGGTTCGTCTATGTGCGCGAGTCCGAAGGACTGCTTGAGGAAGCGAATCGCATCGTCACGTCAACACTGCATAAGCTGATGAATGACAAGGTGAATGAATGGGCTTCGCTTAAAACGAACGTCAAGGATGCGCTCGGTCGGTTCTTGTATGAACAGACTCGCCGCCGTCCGATGATTTTGCCGATTATTATGGAAGTTTAG
- the dut gene encoding dUTP diphosphatase: MSDAASGFDLQAAVAEPVTLAPGERRLIPTGFAFAMPKELEAQIRPRSGLAYKHGITCLNSPGTIDADYRGEVKVLLVNLGQEPFVINRGERIAQMVFQLVPQVELEECEELSDTVRGSGGFGHTGV, encoded by the coding sequence ATGTCAGATGCGGCCAGCGGCTTTGATCTTCAGGCTGCAGTAGCTGAGCCGGTGACGCTTGCTCCTGGCGAGCGGCGCCTTATTCCAACAGGCTTCGCATTTGCGATGCCCAAGGAGCTGGAGGCTCAGATCAGACCGCGCAGCGGACTGGCATACAAACATGGCATCACCTGCCTGAATTCACCAGGCACGATCGATGCCGATTACCGCGGCGAGGTGAAGGTGCTGCTGGTCAATCTCGGACAGGAGCCATTCGTGATTAATCGCGGCGAGCGGATCGCACAGATGGTGTTCCAGCTTGTGCCGCAGGTAGAGCTGGAGGAATGTGAGGAGCTGTCCGATACAGTTCGCGGCAGTGGCGGCTTTGGACATACCGGAGTATAG
- the dapA gene encoding 4-hydroxy-tetrahydrodipicolinate synthase, with protein sequence MDFGRLVTAMVTPFDANGQIDWETTGQLIDYLIDEQKSDSIVLSGTTGESPTLSDEEKLELFRFGVQHAGGRCKIIAGTGSNNTAHSIHLTQAAQKTGVDAVLLVAPYYNRPNQEGLYQHFKAIAEAVDVPAILYNVPSRTGVSISPETTLRLAEVDNIIGTKDCTSLDEITQVINGAPEGFLVYSGDDSAALPVLAIGGYGIISVASHIVGKEMKQMVESFVGGDVKGAAKLHQRLHPIFKGLFHPAPNPVGVKYALEARGVPVGGVRLPLVWVTEEEGEAIKSLL encoded by the coding sequence ATGGATTTTGGAAGATTAGTGACCGCAATGGTAACCCCGTTCGATGCAAATGGTCAAATTGATTGGGAAACAACAGGACAATTAATAGATTATCTGATAGATGAGCAGAAGAGCGACAGCATAGTCCTCTCGGGAACAACAGGCGAGTCGCCTACACTGTCCGATGAGGAGAAGCTGGAGCTGTTCCGGTTTGGCGTGCAGCACGCGGGGGGACGCTGCAAGATCATTGCAGGCACGGGCAGCAACAATACGGCCCATTCCATTCATTTGACCCAGGCGGCGCAGAAGACGGGTGTTGACGCTGTGCTCCTGGTGGCTCCTTATTATAACCGTCCGAATCAGGAGGGTCTGTATCAGCACTTCAAAGCGATTGCTGAGGCGGTGGATGTCCCGGCAATCTTGTATAATGTGCCGTCCCGGACAGGTGTCTCCATCAGTCCAGAGACGACCTTGCGGCTGGCTGAAGTGGATAATATTATCGGGACCAAGGACTGTACCTCATTGGATGAGATTACACAGGTTATTAATGGAGCGCCGGAGGGCTTCCTTGTATACAGCGGCGATGACAGCGCGGCACTGCCTGTGCTGGCCATTGGCGGTTATGGCATTATCAGCGTGGCGAGCCATATTGTCGGCAAGGAAATGAAGCAGATGGTTGAGTCATTTGTGGGAGGCGACGTCAAGGGAGCGGCTAAGCTTCACCAGCGTCTGCATCCGATCTTCAAAGGGCTGTTCCATCCCGCTCCGAATCCGGTCGGGGTCAAATACGCCCTTGAAGCGCGTGGCGTGCCTGTGGGCGGCGTCAGATTGCCGTTAGTGTGGGTAACGGAAGAGGAAGGCGAAGCGATTAAGAGTTTGCTGTAG
- a CDS encoding ClpP family protease: protein MSYKDELKLEEPQVQEDKKKSALVESIQQLGQMPQVAPESNIFCMTIIGQIEGHLVLPPQNKTTKYEHLIPQLVAAEQNAKIEGILIVLNTVGGDVEAGLAIAEMISSLSKPSVTLVLGGGHSIGVPIAVAGGKSFIAETATMTIHPIRLNGLVIGVPQTFEYLDKMQERVVRFVTTHSNVTEAKFKELMFKTGELARDIGTTVIGADAVRYGLIDEIGGIGDAIRELNLAIERRKSGIAGGTIQ, encoded by the coding sequence ATGTCGTATAAGGATGAGTTAAAGCTGGAGGAGCCGCAGGTTCAGGAGGACAAGAAGAAAAGTGCGCTCGTGGAGTCGATTCAGCAGCTTGGGCAGATGCCGCAGGTCGCGCCGGAATCGAATATTTTCTGTATGACCATCATCGGGCAGATCGAAGGGCATCTCGTGTTGCCCCCGCAGAATAAGACGACCAAGTATGAGCATCTTATTCCGCAGCTTGTGGCGGCGGAGCAGAATGCTAAAATTGAAGGTATACTGATCGTGCTCAATACGGTCGGCGGAGACGTGGAGGCGGGGCTGGCCATTGCGGAGATGATCTCCTCCCTGTCCAAGCCTTCGGTTACACTGGTGCTTGGCGGGGGTCATTCGATCGGGGTGCCGATCGCAGTAGCAGGCGGAAAATCGTTTATTGCGGAGACCGCTACGATGACGATTCATCCTATTCGTTTGAACGGCCTCGTTATTGGTGTGCCGCAAACCTTTGAATATTTGGACAAAATGCAGGAGAGGGTAGTTCGCTTTGTGACGACCCACTCTAACGTGACCGAGGCCAAATTCAAGGAGCTCATGTTCAAGACGGGTGAGCTGGCACGGGATATTGGTACGACAGTTATCGGTGCAGATGCTGTCCGCTACGGACTGATCGACGAGATCGGCGGAATTGGGGATGCGATTCGGGAGCTGAATCTGGCGATCGAGCGAAGAAAGTCAGGCATCGCGGGAGGGACGATCCAGTGA
- a CDS encoding dipicolinate synthase subunit B, whose product MNWHGKTVGYALSGSHCTFAEVMPQIKRFIDAGANVIPIVSHTIMTTDTRFGKSADWQQQLKDLTGNELISTIVQAEPLGPAKLIDVLVIAPCTGNTTSKLANALTDGPVLMAAKSQMRNQRPVVLAVSTNDGLGLNAANIAKLLAAKYIYFVPFGQDDPIRKPNSLVARMDLIFEAAEAALEGKQLQPMLIERFNY is encoded by the coding sequence ATGAACTGGCATGGCAAAACTGTCGGATACGCTTTATCCGGCTCGCATTGCACCTTTGCGGAGGTTATGCCGCAAATCAAACGATTTATTGATGCGGGAGCGAATGTCATCCCGATTGTTTCCCATACAATCATGACGACGGATACCAGATTCGGCAAGTCAGCGGACTGGCAACAGCAGCTCAAGGATCTGACAGGTAATGAACTGATCTCTACCATTGTACAGGCGGAGCCACTGGGCCCGGCAAAGCTGATCGACGTGCTGGTTATTGCGCCTTGCACAGGCAATACGACGAGCAAGCTGGCTAATGCGCTGACAGATGGACCTGTGCTGATGGCTGCCAAGTCGCAGATGCGCAATCAGCGCCCAGTTGTACTTGCGGTTTCGACCAATGACGGTTTGGGGTTGAATGCGGCCAATATTGCCAAGCTGCTCGCTGCCAAGTACATTTATTTTGTGCCGTTTGGGCAGGATGATCCGATTCGCAAGCCGAATTCGTTGGTCGCTCGCATGGATTTGATTTTTGAGGCCGCCGAAGCGGCTTTGGAGGGAAAGCAGCTTCAGCCGATGCTGATAGAACGTTTTAATTATTAG